A part of Fusarium graminearum PH-1 chromosome 3, whole genome shotgun sequence genomic DNA contains:
- a CDS encoding heat shock protein 60, producing the protein MQRALNTRARASALSSAATKYRAGSLSQQVRFAHKELKFGVEGRAALLAGVDTLAKAVATTLGPKGRNVLIESSFGSPKITKDGVTVARAVSLKDKFENLGAKLLQDVASKTNEVAGDGTTTATVLARAIFSETVKNVAAGCNPMDLRRGIQAAVEAVVQFLQKNKRDITTSAEIAQVATISANGDVHIGQMIANAMEKVGKEGVITCKEGKTVADELEVTEGMRFDRGFVSPYFITDTKSQKVEFENPLILLSEKKISAVQDIIPALEVSTQQRRPLVIIAEDIEGEALAVCILNKLRGQLQVAAVKAPGFGDNRKSILGDLAILTDGTVFTDELDIKLDKATPDMLGSTGSITITKEDTIVLNGGGSKDAIAQRCEQIRGVIADPTTSEYEKEKLQERLAKLSGGVAVIKVGGSSEVEVGEKKDRFVDALNATRAAVEEGILPGGGTALIKASAQALNEVPTANFDQQLGVSIVKNAITRPARTIIENAGLESSVVVGKLTDEHAADFNKGFDSAKGEYVDMINAGILDPFKVVRTGLIDASGVASLLGTTEVAIVDAPEEKGAGGPPMGGMGGMGGMGGMGGMM; encoded by the exons ATGCAGCGCGCATTGAACACCCGGGCCCGAGCCTCTGCTCTGTCCTCGGCAGCCACCAAGTACCGAGCCGGCAGCCTCAGCCAGCAGGTCCGATTTGCTCACAAG GAGCTCAAGTTCGGTGTTGAGGGTCGTGCCGCTCTCCTCGCTGGTGTCGACACCCTCGCCAAGGCCGTTGCTACCACACTCGGTCCCAAGGGCCGAAATGTCCTCATTGAGTCCAGCTTTGGCTCTCCCAAGATCACCAAGG ATGGTGTTACCGTTGCCCGCGCTGTGAGCCTCAAGGACAAGTTCGAGAACCTCGGTGCCAAGCTCCTCCAGGATGTTgcttccaagaccaacgaggTCGCCGGTGACGGTACCACCACCGCTACTGTTCTCGCCCGTGCCATCTTCTCCGAGACTGTCAAGAACGTTGCCGCCGGCTGCAACCCCATGGACCTCCGCCGCGGTATccaggctgctgttgaggccGTCGTCCAGTtcctccagaagaacaagcgagacatcaccaccagcgctGAGATCGCTCAGGTCGCTACCATCTCTGCCAACGGCGACGTCCACATTGGTCAGATGATTGCCAACGCCATGGAGAAGGTTGGCAAGGAGGGTGTCATCACCTgcaaggagggcaagaccgttgccgatgagcttgaggttACCGAGGGTATGCGATTCGACCGTGGATTCGTCTCCCCCTACTTCATCACCGACACCAAGTCCCAGAAGGTCGAGTTTGAGAACcctctcatcctcctctccgagaagaagatctctGCTGTCCAAGACATCATCCCCGCTCTTGAGGTCTCCACCCAGCAGCGCCGACCTCTGGTCATCATTGCTGAGGACATTGAGGGTGAGGCTCTTGCTGTCTGCATCCTGAACAAGCTCCGTGGCCAGCTCCAGGTCGCTGCTGTCAAGGCCCCTGGTTTCGGTGACAACCGCAAGTCCATCCTCGGCGATCTCGCCATCCTTACCGACGGTACCGTCTTCActgatgagcttgacatcaagcttgacaaggccACCCCCGACATGCTTGGATCCACTGgttccatcaccatcaccaaggaggacaCCATTGTCCTCAACGGTGGTGGCAGCAAGGACGCCATTGCTCAGCGATGTGAGCAGATCCGTGGTGTCATTGCCGACCCCACTACCTCCGAGtacgagaaggagaagctccAGGAACGTCTTGCCAAGCTCTCTGGCGGTGTTGCTGTCATCAAGGTTGGTGGCTCGTCCGAGGTTGAGGTcggtgagaagaaggatcgATTCGTTGATGCTCTGAACGCCACCCGCGCcgctgttgaggagggtATCCTGCCCGGTGGTGGCACTGCCCTCATCAAGGCCTCTGCCCAGGCCCTCAACGAGGTCCCCACTGCCAACTTTGACCAGCAGCTTGGTGtcagcatcgtcaagaacgCCATCACCCGCCCCGCCCGAACCATTATCGAGAACGCCGGTCTTGAGAGCTCCGTCGTTGTCGGCAAGCTCACCGACGAGCACGCCGCTGACTTCAACAAGGGTTTCGACAGCGCCAAGGGCGAGTACGTTGACATGATCAACGCTGGTATCCTCGACCCCTTCAAGGTCGTCCGAACTGGTCTCATTGACGCCAGTGGTGTCGCCTCTCTTCTCGGTACCACCGAGGTCGCTATCGTCGACGCCCCTGAGGAGAAGGGTGCCGGTGGTCCTCCTATGGGCGGCATGGGAGGCATGGGCGGCATGGGTGGTATGGGAGGTATGATGTAA